A single window of uncultured Sunxiuqinia sp. DNA harbors:
- a CDS encoding SDR family oxidoreductase yields the protein MKDKVVIITGASSGIGKALAYEFASSGAVLVLAARRIERLQQIKAELADSQVLTVQADVSNELDCQKIIDQTIEHFGKIDVLINNAGISMRALFSDLEVDVIKKLMDVNFWGTVYCTKSALPYLLKTKGSVVGVISIAGYVGLPARTGYSASKYAIRGFLDALRIENLKNGLHVLVAAPGFTASEVREAALTQDGSSQGKTPRNESKMMTAEECANKIAKAVKKRKRELILTFIEGKFTVFLGKFWPGLLDKLTYNHMKKEPNSPLK from the coding sequence ATGAAAGATAAAGTTGTCATAATAACGGGAGCTTCCTCTGGCATTGGCAAAGCCCTAGCGTATGAGTTTGCATCAAGCGGAGCGGTTTTGGTTCTTGCTGCCCGACGAATAGAGAGGCTGCAACAAATTAAAGCGGAATTAGCCGATTCTCAAGTGTTAACCGTGCAAGCTGATGTAAGTAATGAGCTTGATTGTCAGAAGATCATTGATCAGACTATTGAGCATTTTGGTAAAATTGATGTGCTCATTAATAATGCAGGAATTTCGATGCGGGCATTATTTTCCGATTTAGAGGTTGATGTGATTAAAAAACTGATGGATGTTAATTTCTGGGGAACCGTTTATTGTACGAAAAGTGCGCTTCCATATCTGCTAAAAACCAAAGGATCTGTTGTAGGCGTTATTTCTATTGCCGGCTATGTTGGCTTGCCAGCCAGAACCGGTTATTCTGCTTCCAAATATGCCATCCGGGGGTTTTTAGATGCCCTACGAATTGAGAACCTGAAGAACGGCCTGCATGTGTTGGTCGCTGCGCCCGGATTTACAGCTTCTGAAGTTCGCGAAGCGGCACTTACTCAAGATGGAAGTTCGCAGGGGAAAACACCTCGTAATGAAAGTAAAATGATGACAGCTGAAGAATGTGCCAACAAAATAGCAAAGGCTGTAAAAAAGCGTAAGCGAGAACTTATCTTAACATTCATCGAAGGTAAGTTTACGGTTTTTTTAGGCAAATTTTGGCCGGGTTTGCTTGATAAGCTAACCTATAATCACATGAAAAAAGAACCAAACTCTCCACTAAAATAG
- a CDS encoding DUF4268 domain-containing protein, producing the protein MYTQEQAKQLRKQFWTLLGKRCKAVSELQEKKKKWVLYDTKISGLDLKFEVTRQSASVMIELNHRNENKRLDLFEKLQKYRPILEDGFENGLEWDFLYVRESGEEVCRIYTEMEGVDIHRQKQWPDIFNFFIENMLKLESNFMDIRDVLKEEL; encoded by the coding sequence ATGTACACACAGGAACAAGCAAAACAATTAAGAAAGCAATTCTGGACTCTTTTGGGCAAGCGCTGTAAGGCGGTTTCAGAACTGCAAGAGAAAAAGAAAAAGTGGGTTTTGTACGACACGAAGATCTCTGGATTAGATCTCAAATTTGAGGTAACCCGTCAATCGGCCAGCGTAATGATTGAATTGAATCACCGAAATGAGAACAAACGACTGGATTTGTTTGAGAAACTTCAAAAGTATCGTCCAATATTGGAGGACGGATTTGAAAATGGTTTGGAGTGGGATTTCCTGTATGTAAGAGAAAGTGGGGAAGAAGTTTGTCGTATCTACACTGAAATGGAAGGAGTCGACATTCATCGACAAAAACAATGGCCCGACATTTTCAACTTCTTTATTGAAAATATGCTCAAGCTCGAAAGCAACTTCATGGATATCCGGGATGTGCTGAAAGAGGAACTTTAG
- a CDS encoding alpha/beta hydrolase: MKVINLIILLISLSLQGISQDFQLKLWPDGAPNKNNPPEEEKYYEQYGTFRYENISEAELFVYQPEEDKNTGAAVIICPGGGYRVEAIDHEGFRIAQYFKEHGITGIVLKYRLPYGSSEVPLTDALQAIRFTRSKALEWGIDPQKIGIAGSSAGGHLASTAGTHFDLGNPEADDPMSKISSRPDFMLLLYPVVSFKESVGHMGSRKNLIGETNDWKIAKEFSNELWVTENTPPVFFVLADDDRGVIPENSISFYRALKENNIPAELHVFAKGGHGFGMRSEREIPVDNWPDLFVDWLKSMKIVTE; encoded by the coding sequence ATGAAAGTTATCAACCTTATTATTTTGTTAATTTCGCTATCATTGCAAGGAATATCGCAGGATTTTCAGTTGAAATTATGGCCTGATGGAGCGCCAAATAAGAATAATCCTCCCGAAGAGGAAAAGTATTATGAACAATATGGTACTTTTCGGTATGAAAATATATCTGAAGCTGAGCTATTTGTCTATCAGCCCGAAGAGGATAAAAATACAGGTGCCGCGGTAATTATTTGCCCTGGAGGTGGATATCGTGTTGAGGCTATTGACCATGAAGGATTCAGGATTGCTCAATACTTTAAAGAGCATGGAATTACAGGAATTGTTTTAAAATATCGTTTACCCTATGGGAGCTCCGAGGTTCCTTTGACTGATGCGTTGCAGGCAATACGTTTTACACGCTCAAAAGCGTTGGAGTGGGGGATTGATCCTCAGAAGATCGGAATTGCTGGTTCTTCAGCAGGTGGTCATTTAGCGTCAACAGCCGGTACTCATTTCGATCTCGGAAATCCAGAGGCTGACGATCCGATGAGTAAAATTAGTTCCCGACCGGATTTTATGTTATTACTGTACCCGGTAGTCAGCTTTAAGGAAAGTGTTGGGCATATGGGATCGCGGAAGAATTTGATTGGAGAAACAAACGACTGGAAGATTGCTAAAGAATTTTCGAATGAATTGTGGGTGACAGAAAACACTCCACCCGTTTTTTTTGTTTTAGCCGATGATGACAGAGGGGTGATTCCTGAAAATTCGATTTCGTTTTACCGTGCGTTAAAAGAAAATAATATTCCTGCGGAATTACACGTATTTGCTAAAGGAGGACATGGATTTGGAATGAGAAGCGAAAGAGAAATCCCTGTAGACAATTGGCCTGATTTATTTGTTGATTGGCTAAAGTCGATGAAAATTGTAACTGAATGA
- a CDS encoding RNA polymerase sigma-70 factor: MDFATQKNKNIASQLRRGDVRAFDELYGLYSQRLYGFAFSMLKNKEDAKEVVQETFFKLWNKKQEINTSHSLKAFLFSIAYNITVDLFRASVKDSDFLSQLKNHLNQESNKTDELLIFNELNERLSNLVAELPEQRKKIYLMSREEGLGHKEIAEKLGIAVKTVENQINLTLKYIRKNIDSNSFLFLFICLFC, encoded by the coding sequence GTGGATTTTGCAACTCAGAAAAATAAAAACATAGCCTCACAACTCCGCCGTGGTGATGTGAGAGCATTTGATGAGCTTTATGGGTTGTATAGCCAGCGGTTATATGGGTTCGCATTCTCAATGTTGAAAAACAAGGAAGATGCTAAGGAAGTGGTACAAGAAACATTTTTCAAGCTTTGGAATAAAAAACAGGAGATCAATACCTCGCATTCATTAAAGGCATTTCTGTTTTCAATTGCTTACAATATTACTGTTGATCTATTCAGAGCGAGCGTCAAAGATTCTGACTTTTTAAGTCAGTTGAAGAATCATCTTAATCAGGAATCAAATAAAACAGATGAACTGCTGATATTTAATGAGCTGAACGAGCGTTTATCCAACCTTGTTGCCGAACTGCCGGAGCAACGAAAAAAGATTTACCTGATGAGTCGTGAAGAGGGATTAGGACACAAGGAAATAGCTGAAAAGTTGGGAATTGCTGTCAAAACTGTTGAAAACCAAATCAACCTTACCTTAAAATACATTCGTAAAAACATCGATTCAAATAGCTTCCTGTTTTTGTTTATTTGTTTATTTTGTTGA
- a CDS encoding FecR domain-containing protein, which yields MEQKKEITDLISKYLENKCDERELTELVELFQEDEYQQNIERLLFEYWQRTPSFQNTIPKSELDEMLNSIHHQINLQSKETVGVIRKLANYAVRVAAILFIPLLIGSVWMVSQNSAYNNSDEMITLETPYGSKLKTTLPDGTEVWQNAGTTLKYPARFTKRNRKVELVGEAYFHVSSDKGNPFYVETNDGTVKVTGTRFNVSAFPDDDFYSVVLEEGKVAFQPENSKPLIHLAPKEKITVNRVSETIQKQKTDVEKSISWINGKLIFRNDPLGVVVKRLERWYNADIVLNDPDGSLSKHQLTITVQNETLRQVLDYITEAISLNLEVEGSALNANSTFIKTKYIVSKKYN from the coding sequence ATGGAACAAAAAAAGGAAATAACAGATTTAATAAGCAAGTATCTTGAAAACAAGTGCGATGAAAGAGAGCTGACCGAATTGGTCGAACTTTTTCAAGAAGACGAATATCAACAAAATATTGAGCGGCTTTTGTTTGAGTACTGGCAAAGAACACCTTCTTTTCAAAATACGATACCCAAGTCGGAGCTGGATGAGATGCTAAACTCGATTCATCATCAAATTAACTTACAGTCAAAGGAGACGGTTGGGGTGATTCGGAAATTAGCAAACTATGCGGTTCGAGTCGCTGCTATTTTATTTATCCCACTTCTTATAGGATCCGTTTGGATGGTGAGTCAAAATAGTGCTTATAATAATTCCGATGAGATGATTACGCTGGAAACACCATATGGGTCAAAGTTAAAGACGACATTGCCTGATGGTACTGAGGTGTGGCAAAATGCTGGAACGACATTGAAATATCCCGCACGTTTCACAAAAAGAAATCGAAAAGTAGAGCTTGTCGGAGAAGCCTATTTTCATGTTTCTTCCGACAAGGGAAATCCTTTTTATGTTGAAACTAATGATGGTACTGTTAAAGTTACGGGGACTCGTTTTAATGTTTCCGCTTTTCCTGATGATGATTTTTATTCGGTTGTTTTGGAAGAGGGCAAGGTTGCTTTTCAACCGGAAAATTCGAAACCACTCATACATTTGGCTCCCAAAGAAAAAATAACCGTAAACAGAGTGTCAGAAACCATCCAAAAACAAAAGACGGATGTCGAGAAATCAATTTCCTGGATTAACGGGAAACTGATATTTCGCAATGATCCACTTGGTGTGGTTGTTAAGCGCCTGGAAAGATGGTATAATGCTGATATTGTGTTGAATGATCCTGATGGTTCGCTTTCCAAACATCAGTTAACGATTACCGTTCAAAATGAAACATTGCGGCAGGTACTCGACTATATCACTGAAGCTATTAGCCTAAATCTTGAGGTGGAAGGTTCGGCCTTAAATGCAAATTCAACATTTATAAAAACAAAATATATTGTCTCAAAAAAGTATAATTAA
- a CDS encoding NUDIX domain-containing protein, giving the protein MIEAKHPNHRYKYCPCCGSTQFQQSGERSKKCSDCGFQVFFNTSSAVAAIIFDEEGRMMLTRRAIEPHKGMLDLPGGFVDPMETAEESLARELQEELGAKVNKMEYYCSFPNIYPFSGLEVFTLDLAFMVELDTVQNLRPMDDIYAIEFYHPAEVDLEELPALSMKNIIKKLNERS; this is encoded by the coding sequence ATGATAGAGGCAAAACATCCAAATCATCGTTATAAGTATTGTCCATGTTGTGGTTCTACGCAGTTTCAACAGTCGGGCGAAAGATCGAAGAAATGTTCTGATTGTGGGTTTCAAGTGTTTTTCAATACTTCGTCTGCAGTTGCTGCAATCATTTTTGATGAAGAGGGTCGAATGATGCTTACACGAAGGGCCATTGAGCCACACAAAGGCATGCTTGATCTGCCTGGCGGATTTGTAGATCCAATGGAGACTGCGGAAGAATCGCTTGCCCGGGAACTTCAGGAAGAATTAGGAGCGAAGGTCAACAAAATGGAGTACTATTGTTCGTTTCCAAATATCTATCCGTTTTCAGGATTGGAAGTTTTTACGCTTGATCTGGCCTTTATGGTTGAGTTGGATACTGTTCAGAATTTAAGGCCGATGGACGATATTTATGCCATTGAATTTTATCATCCGGCTGAGGTTGATTTAGAGGAACTTCCGGCTCTGTCAATGAAAAATATTATAAAAAAATTGAATGAAAGAAGTTAA
- a CDS encoding TonB-dependent receptor gives MRLKYQFGNFITFIGFLLSCLFVTLDSEAQTHQFKLIDEETNRPIQDANYFYGNEQGVSSKSGDIIINFQPTITLTISHVQYGKRSFTAEELDQALEKHQLDLQPKSHNLQPVTFISIHPNAGEQEQLTLQVQDKLAHDAGQVLEQFSSISSIRKSGAYGFDPVLRGFKYDQINLVIDGSQCATAACPNRMDPASSQVPLNMIVEAEVMKGPHSLRYGNAFGGTINFKSAAPHFTDKTKLNGRVGTSYETNGEISRSEVLAGITSKHADIKLFGSLSTGNDYIDGDGVKIPANFYRSNIGGKIGLKLSSTQTISLQVSNNYGKDVDFPALPMDLRKDDTWLINLGHKAVFYRGALSSWNTTMYATKVDHLMDNADKKLNPRMADANTSAKTNNAGGRTELRFDFDDDWLYAGTDMRIENADGTRERNMLMGPMAGKTLTDNVWQDARIRKNGLFAEYHSQGDHFHLVFSGRLELNHAEAQIPDAGFAANYTKMSSNIVSPALSIGGTRTVTDNFSIGLWLGSAQRSGSLAERYINYFPIGLDPYEMIGNPELKAETNNQVDLIFNYESDVTNLNLNLFSSYLNNYISSEIRNDLSPRMPSAPGVRQFVNVDKAQIMGFEASWEQIINRQIQQVAEFAYTHGQNTTSDEALPEIPPMQFRYRLIGSFINKKLRTELNFRHAFEQNRIAKSYGETKTPAFNVLDIKASYPIVQNLNVAVSLQNIFDEAYYEHLSRSVRNAESRPIYSPGRSFYFSLSYRF, from the coding sequence ATGAGATTAAAATATCAATTCGGAAATTTCATCACCTTTATTGGATTCTTATTGAGCTGCTTGTTTGTCACACTTGATTCTGAGGCACAAACTCACCAATTTAAACTGATAGACGAAGAGACCAACAGACCAATACAAGACGCCAACTATTTCTATGGCAACGAACAAGGCGTTTCATCTAAATCCGGTGACATAATAATTAATTTTCAACCAACAATTACTCTAACTATATCGCATGTACAATATGGCAAACGATCATTCACAGCTGAAGAGCTGGATCAGGCACTCGAGAAACATCAACTTGATTTGCAACCTAAAAGTCACAACCTACAACCGGTAACGTTTATCAGCATACATCCCAATGCCGGAGAACAAGAGCAACTGACCTTGCAGGTTCAGGATAAGCTGGCTCACGATGCGGGGCAAGTATTGGAACAATTCAGTTCAATATCCAGCATCCGAAAAAGCGGAGCTTATGGTTTTGACCCGGTGCTTCGTGGATTCAAATACGACCAAATCAATTTGGTGATTGATGGTTCGCAATGTGCTACAGCTGCCTGTCCGAATCGTATGGATCCGGCATCAAGCCAGGTACCTTTAAATATGATTGTTGAAGCCGAAGTAATGAAAGGACCACACAGTTTGCGTTACGGAAACGCGTTTGGCGGAACCATCAACTTTAAAAGTGCCGCCCCACATTTTACCGACAAAACCAAATTGAACGGACGCGTGGGAACCAGCTACGAAACCAACGGAGAAATAAGCCGATCAGAAGTACTGGCAGGCATCACATCAAAACATGCCGACATCAAATTATTTGGTTCATTATCAACAGGCAATGATTATATCGATGGTGATGGGGTGAAAATACCTGCCAACTTTTATCGTTCAAACATTGGTGGCAAGATTGGACTAAAGCTAAGCTCGACACAAACCATAAGTTTGCAGGTTTCAAACAACTATGGAAAAGATGTTGATTTTCCGGCCTTGCCCATGGATTTACGAAAAGACGATACCTGGCTGATCAACTTGGGGCACAAAGCAGTGTTTTATCGTGGAGCACTGTCATCGTGGAATACAACAATGTATGCAACCAAAGTAGATCATTTGATGGACAATGCTGATAAAAAACTCAATCCTCGGATGGCTGATGCCAACACCTCTGCAAAAACCAACAATGCAGGCGGCCGAACCGAATTGCGTTTCGATTTTGACGATGACTGGTTATACGCCGGAACCGACATGCGTATTGAAAACGCCGATGGAACACGCGAACGCAACATGCTAATGGGCCCAATGGCAGGAAAAACACTAACGGACAATGTATGGCAGGATGCCCGAATAAGAAAAAACGGTCTTTTTGCAGAGTACCATAGTCAGGGAGATCACTTTCATTTAGTTTTTTCCGGACGACTGGAGCTGAACCATGCCGAAGCACAAATTCCGGATGCCGGATTTGCTGCCAATTACACAAAGATGAGTTCGAACATTGTCAGTCCGGCATTAAGTATTGGAGGAACCAGAACAGTCACCGACAACTTTTCCATTGGTCTTTGGTTGGGAAGCGCGCAGCGAAGTGGGAGCCTAGCCGAACGTTACATCAATTACTTCCCTATCGGACTCGATCCGTACGAAATGATTGGAAATCCAGAACTAAAAGCTGAAACCAATAATCAGGTTGACCTAATTTTCAACTATGAAAGCGACGTGACAAATCTTAATCTAAATTTGTTTTCATCTTACCTCAACAATTACATTTCTTCTGAAATTAGAAACGATTTGTCACCGAGAATGCCTTCGGCTCCCGGAGTAAGACAATTCGTTAACGTTGACAAAGCTCAAATCATGGGCTTCGAAGCTAGCTGGGAACAGATCATCAACAGGCAAATTCAACAAGTGGCTGAATTCGCATACACGCATGGGCAAAACACCACGTCCGACGAAGCTTTACCCGAAATTCCACCTATGCAGTTTCGCTACCGATTGATTGGCTCATTCATCAACAAAAAACTAAGAACGGAGCTTAATTTCCGGCATGCCTTTGAGCAAAACAGAATTGCGAAGAGCTACGGAGAAACAAAAACTCCAGCATTTAACGTACTGGATATAAAAGCCTCGTACCCGATTGTTCAAAACCTAAATGTGGCAGTTTCACTGCAAAACATATTTGATGAAGCCTACTACGAACACTTATCAAGATCAGTTCGCAATGCAGAAAGTCGTCCGATATATTCTCCGGGAAGGAGTTTTTATTTTAGTTTGAGCTATCGCTTTTGA
- a CDS encoding transposase, with the protein MYKNDGVTRRYSESFKLKILAELSTGKYSKRQLSRIYGIQSSTINEWIRKYDRKDLMNTRIMVQTKDEISRLKELQKEIEQLKKLLIKKDLDKLVQDSYLEVAAENLGYKSVEELKKNLNIKP; encoded by the coding sequence ATGTATAAAAATGATGGAGTAACACGGCGTTACAGCGAGAGTTTTAAACTCAAAATTTTAGCCGAACTTAGCACGGGTAAATACTCAAAAAGACAATTATCCCGGATTTACGGGATACAGTCAAGTACAATCAATGAATGGATACGAAAGTATGACCGCAAAGATTTAATGAATACGCGTATTATGGTACAAACAAAAGATGAAATCAGCCGCTTAAAAGAACTTCAAAAAGAAATCGAGCAGCTAAAAAAACTCTTGATTAAAAAGGATTTAGACAAGCTCGTACAAGATTCTTATTTGGAAGTGGCTGCCGAAAACTTAGGCTACAAAAGTGTTGAGGAACTAAAAAAAAACTTAAACATCAAGCCCTGA
- a CDS encoding IS3 family transposase: protein MKASSKTKQTGIASMSEVCALFHLKRDAFYKYIKRWERCKSLESQVIQLVKEERKEQPRVGVRKLHETLQPSFEAKQIKLGRDSLFNILRANNMLVKRKRAYAKTTNSYHHFHKYNNLIKELEITKPNQVWVSDITYIRTVKGFCYLALITDLYSRKIIGHDISDSLELSGCLRALKKALWHTRPAAGLIHHSDRGVQYCSHMYVNELKRKGINISMTEENHCYENAVAERVNGILKDEFYLDQCFFSTSHAKRATKNAIKLYNNKRLHLSLGYKTPNAVFKNVA, encoded by the coding sequence ATGAAAGCTTCCTCAAAAACAAAACAAACGGGTATAGCAAGCATGTCGGAGGTATGTGCCCTATTCCACCTAAAACGCGATGCATTCTATAAATACATTAAGCGTTGGGAACGTTGCAAGTCGCTTGAATCGCAAGTAATACAGCTTGTAAAGGAAGAACGCAAAGAGCAACCCAGAGTGGGCGTACGTAAGCTACACGAAACACTACAACCCTCTTTTGAGGCCAAACAGATTAAACTTGGCAGGGACTCTCTGTTTAATATACTCAGAGCGAATAATATGCTGGTGAAACGGAAAAGGGCGTATGCTAAAACAACCAATTCATATCACCATTTCCATAAATACAACAATCTTATCAAGGAGTTGGAAATCACAAAACCAAACCAAGTATGGGTTTCTGATATTACATACATCAGAACCGTAAAAGGCTTTTGTTATTTAGCGCTGATTACAGACTTGTATTCACGGAAAATAATCGGACACGACATCAGCGATAGCCTGGAGCTGTCGGGATGCCTACGGGCCCTCAAAAAGGCCCTGTGGCATACAAGACCAGCGGCCGGACTTATACATCACTCCGACAGAGGGGTGCAGTATTGCAGCCATATGTATGTAAATGAGTTAAAAAGAAAAGGAATAAACATAAGTATGACAGAAGAAAATCATTGTTATGAAAACGCAGTTGCTGAAAGAGTTAACGGTATTTTAAAAGATGAGTTCTATCTCGACCAGTGCTTCTTTTCAACCAGCCATGCAAAACGTGCTACAAAAAATGCTATTAAACTATATAATAATAAAAGGCTTCATTTATCTTTAGGGTATAAAACACCAAACGCAGTGTTTAAAAATGTAGCTTAA
- a CDS encoding LysE family transporter: MFFELFIKGLMIGLGVSIPLGPIGVLIIQRTVNKNRIAGFVSGMGAATSDAIYAVIAGFSLTWLINFIKQYQFTFQTLGAIIILLLGVHIFLKNPVKDIRKFRKKGSSYLQDFGSTFLITFPNPLVIFVFLAVFASTGIVLNMERPYLAFFVVFGVFAGACSWWIILTSLVSMFRHRFNLRLLWWFNKVAGVLIWIFVIISFTYSLLTHVSI; encoded by the coding sequence ATGTTTTTCGAATTATTTATAAAAGGACTAATGATCGGATTGGGAGTGTCAATACCGCTTGGTCCAATCGGTGTGCTTATTATTCAACGCACAGTTAACAAAAACAGAATTGCCGGATTTGTTTCGGGAATGGGTGCAGCGACTTCTGATGCAATTTATGCCGTAATTGCCGGATTTAGCCTGACCTGGCTTATCAATTTCATCAAGCAATATCAGTTTACTTTTCAAACACTTGGAGCAATCATTATTTTATTGCTGGGGGTACATATTTTCCTCAAAAATCCGGTAAAGGATATTCGAAAATTCAGAAAAAAAGGCTCTTCTTATCTTCAGGATTTTGGTTCAACTTTTCTAATTACTTTTCCAAATCCACTCGTCATTTTTGTTTTTCTTGCCGTTTTTGCGAGTACAGGAATTGTATTGAACATGGAAAGACCTTATCTGGCTTTTTTTGTTGTATTTGGAGTTTTTGCAGGAGCGTGTAGCTGGTGGATCATTCTCACCAGCTTAGTTAGCATGTTTCGTCACCGTTTTAATTTAAGGTTACTTTGGTGGTTCAATAAAGTGGCCGGAGTGCTAATCTGGATTTTTGTAATAATTAGTTTTACCTATTCCCTTCTCACTCACGTTTCGATTTAA
- a CDS encoding thioesterase family protein gives MLIHETQVRVYYEDTDKMGVVYYGVYPRYYEIGRTEMIRSLGISYKEIEDANILLPARSLNVSYLKSAYYDDLLTIKTIVEELPSVKFSIKTEIYNQKTELINKGEVVLVFFNGKTNKPCRIPDDFLNVMTPYFKSKRE, from the coding sequence ATGCTTATTCACGAAACTCAGGTACGCGTATATTACGAAGACACCGATAAAATGGGGGTCGTCTATTATGGCGTCTATCCCCGGTATTATGAGATTGGGCGTACCGAAATGATTCGTAGCCTTGGGATATCTTACAAGGAAATTGAAGATGCAAACATTCTGCTTCCTGCCCGAAGTTTAAATGTGAGCTACCTTAAGTCGGCTTATTATGATGATCTATTGACAATTAAAACCATCGTAGAGGAATTGCCAAGCGTTAAATTTTCGATTAAAACTGAAATTTACAATCAGAAAACTGAATTGATTAACAAAGGGGAGGTTGTATTAGTCTTTTTTAATGGGAAAACAAATAAACCGTGTCGAATCCCGGATGATTTTCTGAATGTAATGACTCCTTATTTTAAATCGAAACGTGAGTGA
- a CDS encoding aminopeptidase P family protein, which produces MKEVKTIKERIKQLRTEMKLNDVQAVYISGTDPHQSEYMPEHWQVREFISGFTGSAGLVVITMKKAALWTDSRYFLQASEQLKGTGIELMKQRMPETPEPADWLASVLAQNEVVGTDFTCLSVSQYIKLKEALLANELMLKDVGNLFEPIWEYRPKLPIDPVFEHDLLYSGQQRTDKIKDVLTFVKANGANATLITALDDLAWTFNLRGKDVSYNPVFIGFAFLSERKNCLFVNKSKLSEKLVDKLTEQEIEVCDYEQFYPFLSGLTNDFTIMIDVDRTNQAARIAFPKSLKVVEQTSVATLLKSQKSTFEIIHIRETMKKDGVAMVNFLYWLNKVVGKDDITEFDVVEQLVHFRSKQDDFRGVSFYPIVGLNENGAIVHRSVTKESAASVGKDGILLFDSGGQYLGGTTDLTRTVALSEPDEKQRRDFTLVLKGMIGLSKAKFPAGTVGSNLDAFARKRLWANGLNYGHGTGHGVGYFLNVHEGPMSIRQEYNEQTIKPGMVLSNEPGLYRDGEYGIRIENMIVCVEHDDNQFGRFLGFETLTLCPIDLKLIDSEIMSSEELSWLNNYHQKVYETLSPFLDSEHEEFLKTLTQKIT; this is translated from the coding sequence ATGAAAGAAGTTAAGACAATTAAGGAACGAATTAAACAATTACGGACTGAAATGAAACTGAATGACGTTCAGGCGGTCTATATTTCCGGGACTGATCCGCATCAAAGTGAATACATGCCCGAACATTGGCAAGTTCGTGAGTTTATTAGTGGGTTTACTGGTTCTGCCGGTCTTGTTGTTATTACGATGAAAAAGGCAGCACTGTGGACTGATTCGAGATACTTTTTGCAGGCTTCCGAGCAGTTGAAGGGTACTGGCATAGAGTTGATGAAACAACGCATGCCGGAAACTCCAGAACCTGCTGATTGGTTAGCAAGCGTGTTGGCACAAAATGAAGTTGTAGGAACTGATTTCACGTGCTTGTCAGTGAGTCAATATATAAAGTTAAAAGAAGCGCTTTTAGCTAATGAGCTCATGCTGAAAGACGTCGGTAATTTATTTGAACCAATATGGGAATACAGGCCTAAATTACCAATTGACCCAGTGTTTGAACACGACTTACTTTATTCGGGACAGCAAAGAACCGATAAAATCAAGGATGTTTTGACCTTTGTTAAAGCGAATGGAGCAAATGCAACCCTGATTACTGCGCTGGATGATTTGGCCTGGACTTTTAACCTCAGGGGGAAAGATGTTTCGTATAATCCGGTTTTTATTGGTTTTGCTTTTTTATCCGAACGTAAAAATTGTTTGTTTGTCAATAAAAGCAAGTTAAGTGAAAAGCTAGTTGATAAGCTGACCGAACAGGAGATTGAAGTCTGCGATTATGAGCAGTTTTATCCTTTTTTGTCGGGGCTGACTAATGATTTTACAATCATGATTGATGTTGATCGAACGAATCAAGCCGCTCGTATCGCGTTCCCTAAGTCGTTGAAAGTGGTGGAGCAAACATCTGTTGCCACGCTCTTAAAGTCCCAAAAATCAACATTTGAAATTATCCATATTCGAGAAACCATGAAAAAGGATGGGGTTGCGATGGTTAATTTTTTATACTGGCTGAATAAAGTTGTTGGTAAAGATGATATTACTGAGTTTGATGTCGTCGAACAATTAGTGCATTTTCGGTCTAAACAAGACGATTTTAGAGGTGTTAGTTTTTATCCGATTGTTGGATTGAATGAAAATGGAGCAATTGTTCACCGTTCGGTAACTAAAGAATCAGCTGCATCGGTTGGAAAAGACGGGATTTTGCTCTTTGATTCAGGAGGCCAGTATTTAGGGGGAACAACAGATTTGACAAGAACGGTCGCTCTTTCGGAGCCTGATGAAAAACAAAGGCGTGATTTTACGTTGGTACTGAAAGGAATGATTGGCTTGAGCAAGGCAAAATTCCCTGCCGGAACGGTCGGAAGCAACCTCGATGCATTTGCTAGGAAGCGTCTGTGGGCCAATGGTTTGAATTATGGACATGGCACCGGACATGGTGTAGGATATTTTTTGAATGTGCATGAAGGACCTATGAGTATTCGACAGGAATACAATGAGCAGACGATTAAGCCAGGAATGGTGCTTTCGAACGAACCGGGGCTGTATCGTGACGGAGAATATGGCATCCGAATTGAGAATATGATTGTTTGTGTAGAACACGACGATAATCAATTTGGCCGTTTCCTTGGATTTGAAACACTTACTCTTTGTCCGATCGATTTAAAGTTGATTGACAGCGAGATCATGAGTTCCGAAGAGCTAAGCTGGCTCAATAATTATCATCAAAAAGTCTATGAAACATTATCACCATTTCTAGATTCAGAACACGAAGAGTTTTTAAAGACACTGACCCAGAAAATAACATAA